Proteins from one Flavobacterium sp. N2038 genomic window:
- a CDS encoding carboxypeptidase-like regulatory domain-containing protein encodes MIRKVACFFLVILGQSVCAQVEERTVINGKINANTSDLEGVYVVNAQTEAMTITDASGGFSILANAGDTLVFSAIQFKENRVLLTPENFTDINFTVKLNMVMHQLQEVVVRNYRGINAVSLGIIPSGQKSYTEAERKLHTATDLDAHVGLGGSVSLDPILNVFSGRTAMLKKEVEVEKKEAFMRLLERMFTLEHFVNVLKIPGEYVKGFEYYAVENDKFTVILNSKNKTSTEFLLAELATKYKEIIAGEIK; translated from the coding sequence TTGATTCGTAAAGTCGCTTGTTTTTTTCTGGTTATTTTGGGGCAAAGCGTTTGTGCTCAGGTTGAGGAGCGTACCGTGATTAATGGAAAAATCAATGCCAATACTTCAGATTTGGAGGGTGTATATGTTGTAAATGCTCAGACAGAAGCAATGACGATAACAGATGCTTCAGGAGGCTTTTCGATTTTGGCCAATGCAGGTGATACTCTTGTTTTTTCGGCAATACAATTTAAAGAAAATAGAGTTTTGTTAACACCTGAGAATTTTACGGATATTAATTTTACTGTAAAATTAAATATGGTAATGCATCAATTGCAGGAAGTTGTAGTTAGAAACTATAGGGGTATAAATGCAGTTTCGTTAGGGATAATTCCGAGTGGTCAAAAATCATATACAGAGGCAGAAAGAAAATTACATACCGCTACAGATTTAGATGCACATGTTGGTTTAGGCGGGTCTGTTTCGCTTGATCCAATATTGAATGTTTTTTCAGGAAGAACAGCAATGCTTAAAAAAGAAGTTGAGGTTGAGAAAAAAGAGGCTTTTATGAGGCTTTTAGAACGAATGTTTACTCTGGAGCATTTTGTTAATGTCTTGAAAATTCCTGGTGAATATGTGAAAGGATTTGAATATTATGCTGTTGAAAATGACAAGTTTACAGTAATACTAAATTCTAAGAATAAAACTTCGACGGAATTTTTACTGGCTGAACTGGCTACTAAATATAAAGAAATAATTGCAGGTGAAATTAAGTAA